The Cellulosimicrobium cellulans genome contains the following window.
ACGGTGCTCGCGATCACCGGCTGGGCCTGGGGCGCGCGCGTCCTGCGGGCGCAGACCCTGTCGCTCCGGAACCGGGACTTCATCCAGGCGGCGCGGGCGAACGGCGAGCCGATCCGCCGCATCATCGCCGTCGAGATGCTGCCGAACCTCACCGCGATCATCGCCTCGAGCTTCGTCGGCACCGTGACCGCCGCGGTCCTCGGCCTCACGACCCTCGCCTTCATCGGGGTCATCCCCATCACGAACCTCAACTGGGGCACGATCCTCTTCTGGGCCCAGCAGAACGGCGCCTTCCCCGACTACTGGTGGTGGTACGTCCCCGCCGGACTGTGCATCGCGCTGCTCGGCATGGCGCTGTCGCTCATCAACTTCGGCATCGACGAGTACGTGAACCCGCGTCTGCGGTCGGCCGGCGAGCGGGCGCGCGCCATGCGCAAGAAGGGCTACAAGGTCTCGAGCGGGATCACGACGGTCGCCGACCGCCCCGACCTGCTCGCGGGGAGCGTCACCCCGCCCCCGCCCGACTCCCCGCACGTCGAGATCCCGGGTGCGCCGGTGCACGGTGACGACATCGGCGCGGTGACCGAGGCCGACCAGGCGACCGGCGGCCCGGACGTGATCCCGGCCGGCCGGCCGGAGCGCTCCGCGTAGCGTCTCCGCACAGACAGGTGAGGGGCCGTACCACGGCCCCTCACCGGCAGACGGTCCCGGCACGGGACGCCGTCCGCGCCACGCCCCTGGCGCGGACGGCCCACCTCCACCGTGCCGGGACCGTTCGCGTCCCCGGGTCAGCTCAGCTTGCGCCGGTAGATCGCGACGGCCCACGCGTAGGCGACGACCAGGATGCCGACGAGCCACGCGAGCGCGACCCAGATGTCGGAGCCGACCGGCTGCCCACCGAACAGCGCGCGCAGCGTGTTCACGATCGCGGTGACGGGCTGGTTCTCGGCGAACCAGGCGACGGGGGCGGGCATGGTCTCCGTGGGGACGAACGCGGAGCTGATGAACGGCAGGAAGATCAGGGGGTAGCTGAACGCCGAGGCGCCGTCCACCGTCTTCGCCGAGAGACCCGCGACGACCGCGAGCCACGTCAGCGCGAGCGTGAACAGGACGAGGATGCCGAGCACGGCGAGCCACGCACCCACCGACGCCCCGGTACGGAACCCCATGAGGAGCGCGACGCCGACGACGATCGTCACCGAGACGAGGTTCGCGACGAGCGACGTGAGCACGTGCGCCCACAAGACGCTGGACCGCGCGACGGGCATCGACTGGAAGCGCTCGAAGATACCGCCCTGCAGGTCGAGGAACAGCCGGTACGACGTGTACGCGACGCCCGACGCGACGGTGATGAGCAGGATGCCGGGCAGCATGTAGTCGATGTACGACCCGGCGGCGCCGGTGTCGATCGCGCCGCCGAGGACGTAGACGAACAGCAGCATGAGCGCGATCGGGGTGACGGCGGTCGTGATGATCGTGTCCGGGCTGCGCAGGATGTGGCGCAGCGAGCGGCCGGTCAGGACACGGGTGTCGGCCAGGGCGTGCGTGGTCATCGGAGCTCCTCTCCGGCGGGCTGGGTGCCCTCGGCGGTCGTCGGGGTCGCGG
Protein-coding sequences here:
- a CDS encoding ABC transporter permease, coding for MTSTTTTATSEATAPATPPAASGGSSGRGLASRAGASFAMFRNGKSLTGLIILGVFTLVAIFGDLLAPYGPLEKDFTALKQPPSAQHLLGTTHMGEDVLSQIIYGTRGVLVVGFVSGIIATLVAVIIGVTAGYIAGWRSESLSALTNVFLVLPGLPLMIIVASQQENPSLLLVSTVLAITGWAWGARVLRAQTLSLRNRDFIQAARANGEPIRRIIAVEMLPNLTAIIASSFVGTVTAAVLGLTTLAFIGVIPITNLNWGTILFWAQQNGAFPDYWWWYVPAGLCIALLGMALSLINFGIDEYVNPRLRSAGERARAMRKKGYKVSSGITTVADRPDLLAGSVTPPPPDSPHVEIPGAPVHGDDIGAVTEADQATGGPDVIPAGRPERSA
- a CDS encoding ABC transporter permease gives rise to the protein MTTHALADTRVLTGRSLRHILRSPDTIITTAVTPIALMLLFVYVLGGAIDTGAAGSYIDYMLPGILLITVASGVAYTSYRLFLDLQGGIFERFQSMPVARSSVLWAHVLTSLVANLVSVTIVVGVALLMGFRTGASVGAWLAVLGILVLFTLALTWLAVVAGLSAKTVDGASAFSYPLIFLPFISSAFVPTETMPAPVAWFAENQPVTAIVNTLRALFGGQPVGSDIWVALAWLVGILVVAYAWAVAIYRRKLS